In Catenulispora sp. MAP5-51, the sequence GCCGCATGGTGCACTCGGTCTTCGAGCTCGGCGACACGCTGGTGCGCGAGGTGATGGTCCCGCGCACCGACATGGTCTTCATCGAGCGGCACAAGACCCTGCGCCAGGCGCTGTCGCTGGCGCTGCGCAGCGGCTTCTCCCGCATCCCGGTGGTCGGCGAGAACGCCGACGACGTGGTGGGCATCGTGTATCTCAAGGACCTGGTCCGGCGCATCCACGAGCACCCGAGCGGGGAGACCACCGAGCTGGTGGAGTCCGCGATGCGCGACCCGGTCTGCATCCCGGACAGCAAGCCCGCCGACGAGCTGCTGCGCGACATGCAGGCCGGGCACATCCACCTGGCGGTGGTGATCGACGAGTACGGCGGCACCGCCGGCCTGGTCACCATCGAGGACATCCTGGAGGAGATCGTCGGGGAGATCGCCGACGAGTACGACGTCGAGCGGCCCTCGGTGGAGCGCCTGTCGCCGGACGCCGCGCGGGTCACCGCGCGCCTGGGCGTGGACGAGCTCGGCGACCTGTTCGGGGTTGACCTGGAGGACGACGACGTGGAGACCGTCGGCGGCCTGATGGCCAAGCGCCTGGGCCGCGTGCCGATCCCCGGCGCGCAGATCGAGGTGGAGGGGCTGCGGCTGACCGCGGAGTCCCCGGAGGGGCGCCGGCGGCGGATAGGGACGGTGTTGGTGAAGCGGGTCCCCCAGGACGACGCCTGACGCACCGCGGGGCGCGACACCGGCACGACGCCTGACGCCACGCCTGACGCCACGACAGGTGCGACGCCCGACGCGTCCCGGTAACCAGGTGGCGAACCCACCCCGGACATGGGCTATAGTTTTCCACGTCGCCAGGGAAACCCGGCAGGCGAATGCGGATGTGGCTCAGCTGGTAGAGCATCACCTTGCCAAGGTGAGGGTCGCGAGTTCGAATCTCGTCATCCGCTCAGCGAGAAGGCCCCGAAGGTTCCAGACCTCCGGGGTCTTCGGCGTTTCGATAGCGTTGGCCCATGACCGACAACCAGCTCGACCCCGAGAACGCCAAGCTCCACACCCTCGCCAAGGCCCAGCGGGCCCGCAACGGCGCGGCCGAGGGCGCGGCGCTGCGCGACGAGACCGGCCGTACCTATGTCGCCACCACCGTCGACCTGCCCGCGCTGAAGCTCTCGGCGCTGCAGACCGCGGTCGCGATGGCCGTCGTCAGCGGGGCCCGGGCGCTGGAGGCCGCGGTGCTGGTCACCGAGGACAAGCAGTTCCGGCAGGAGGACCTGGACGTGGTCGCCGATCTGAAGGGCTCCGGCACGCCGCCGCGCCTGTTCCTGGCCGACCCGAAGAACTGAGGCATTCGAAGCCCTGAGGCGTCCGAAGCCCTGAGCGGCACACCCTCCCGAGTAAGGGACAATGGTTCCCATGACGAGCAGCGCGAGTGGACGATCCCGGTCCCGCCAGGCGGCCAACGCCGAGGCGGCCAAGAAGAAGGCCGAGCGCGTCAAGCGCAGCCAGAAGCTCGCCGAGAAGCGCGTCACCTCCGACCGGGTCCGGGACGCCGAGCCGGCGCCGACGGCGTACGGCCGCGGCGTCCGGGACGACTCCCCGCCGCGCTATGAGTTCCCCGACGACTTCCGGGCCGGGTTCGCCTGCTTCGTGGGCCGTCCCAACGCCGGCAAGTCCACGCTGACCAACTCGGTGGTCGGGGCGAAGGTGGCGATCACCTCCGGGCGCCCGCAGACCACGCGGCACACCGTGCGCGGCATCGTGCACCGCGACGACGCGCAGCTGGTCCTGGTCGACACCCCCGGCCTGCACAAGCCGCGCACGCTGCTCGGCGCGCGCCTGAACGACGAGGTGCGCGCCACCTGGGCCGAGGTGGACGTCATCGGGTTCTGCGTGCCGGCCGACGAGAAGATCGGTCCCGGCGACCGCTTCATCGCCGCCGAGCTGGCCCAGGTCCGGCGCACCCCGAAGATCGCCATCCTGACCAAGACCGACAAGGCCGCCAAGGAGCAGATCGCCGAGCAGCTGCTGGCCCTGGTCGAGCTCGGCCGCGAGGTCGGCATCGAGTGGGCCGAGGTGATCCCGGTCTCGGCCGTGCGCGACGAGCAGATCCAGCTCCTGGAGGACCTGCTGGTCAAGCAGCTCCCGGAGTCCCCGCCGCTATACCCGGGCGGGGAGCTGACCGACGAGCCGGAGGAGGTCATGGTCGGCGAGCTGGTCCGCGAGGCCGCCCTGGAGGGCGTCCGGGACGAGCTGCCGCACTCGCTGGCCGTGACCGTCGAGGAGATGACGCTGCGCGAGGGCCGCCCGGCCGACCGGCCGCTGCTGGACGTGCACGCGACCCTGTACGTGGAGCGCCCGAGCCAGAAGGCGATCGTCATCGGCCACGGCGGCGAGCGGCTGCGCGAGGTCGGCTCGCGGGCCCGGCAGCAGATCGAGGCGCTGCTCGGGACACCGGTCTTCCTGGACCTGCACGTGAAGGTCGCCAAGGATTGGCAACGCGATCCCAAGCAGCTGGCGAAGCTCGGCTTCTGAGTCAGGGCTCTGAAAAACCCGTCCGCCCCGGCGGGCAACCATGCCGCCTCCCGGTGAGTCTCAGATAAGGATTCACCTGCAAACAAGGGGAGGACGCATCATGAAATCGGTGAAGCACAAGGGGCTCGCGCTGGTCGCGGTGTCCAGTTCGGTGGTGGGCCTGGGCGTCGGGATGGCGGGGACCGCCTCGGCGCTGGCCTGGTCCAAGGCGGTCCCGGCGCCGACCGCGGCGCTGGACGTCACCGGGACGGTGTCCCAGGGCGCTCCGGGTGTGCTCACGGTGGAGACGAACAGCTCGGGCTCGGCCGGAGCGTCCTCGGTCACCACCGATTTCGGTGACGGCACCACCACCACCGCGCCGACCAACACGCACGACTACCCCGCCGGCGCGCTCAAGCAGACGTTGACCGTGACGTCGGTGAACAGCGACGCGCAGCTCACGGCCACCAGCCAGGTCGGCGTGGACGCGACCGACTCCTCGCACATCGTCTGGACGCACTCGGTCCCGCTGGCCCTCAACGCCCCCGGCGCCGTGGTGACCAGCCAGGGCACCAGCTCCTTCGACCTGACCAAGATCCTGCCGGCCGGCGCCGATCTGACCGGGCTGGCGGGCACCTGCGACCACGGCCGGGGCGCGCTGCCGCTGACCATCGACGCCAAGGCCAAGCTCGCGACCTGTGACTGGACCGGCGCCAAGGCGCCCGGCCAGCACATCGTGACCCTGACGTACAGCGACAACACCACCGGTCTGAAGTCCACCTCGCAGGAGGCCGTCGGGGTCGCGACCCAGCCGGTCTCCGTCTTCAAGACCGCGGTGCTGTCCCCGGGCCTGGTGCAGGCCGACCTCACGGGCTCGGGCGTCGACCCGGCTTCGGGGGCCGGCACCGGGACGATCAGCTGGGGCGACGGTTCGACCTCGGCCGTGGCGCTGCCGCTGGGCACCGATGCCCTGCAGAACCACACCTACACCACGAGCGGCACGAAGACGATCACCCTGTCGGTCACCGACAAGTTCGGGCAGCAGGCCTCCTCCACCGCGCAGGTGGACGTGTCGAAGCCGACCGTGGGCTACGCGCAGCTGACGCGCTTCGCCGGCTCCACCCGCTACGGCACCGGTGTCGCCGTCTCGCAGGAGGCCTTCCCGTTCGCGCACAGCGCCGGCGCGGTCGTCCTGGCCCGCGGCGACGTGTACGCCGACGCGCTCGGCGGCATCCCGCTGGCCAAGGCGAAGAACGGGCCGCTGCTGCTGACCCCCGGCGGGGTCGGTGCCAAGAGCCTGGACCCGAACGTCGCGGCCGAGATCCAGCGCGTCCTGCCGGCGGACAAGAAGCACACCGTCTACATCCTCGGCGGTGTCGAGGCGATTCCGCAGTCGATCCAGGACTACATCAGCAACACGCTCGGGTACAACGTCGAGCGCTTCGGCGGCGCGACGCGCTATGAGACGTCCCTGTCCATCGCGCAGAACCCGCAGGCGTTGAACAACCCGAAGCACGTCGTGGTCGCCCGCGGCGACGACTTCGCCGACGCGCTGGCCTCCGGCCCGCTGGCCTCGGACAAGTTCACCGACGCCTCCGGCGCCCCGGCGGCCATCCTGCTGAGCACCGGCAACGGCATCACCGAGCCGGTCTCGCTGAACCCGGTGATCGCGGCCTACGTGAGCGCCAAGGAGAACGCGCCGCACCCCGCCGGGCAGACGAACGTCGCCGCGATCGGCGGCGGCGCGGTGAAGGCGGTGGCGGCGATATCGCCGAACCCCGCGCTCTACACCCCGATATCCGGCGTCGACCGCTTCGACACCGCGGCGAAGGTCGCCGCCTTCGGCTGGGGCACCAGGCCCGCGGCGGTCGGCGTGGCCAGCGGCATGAACTTCCCCGACTCGCTGACCGGCGGCGCGCTGATGGCCCTGCAGGGCAGCCCGCTGCTGCTGAGCGACCCGGGGGCGGTCAGCCCGGCGCTCTCCTCCGCGACGTCCGCGGCGATCACCGCGGACAAGGCGTCTGTGAAGAACACGTACCTGTTCGGCGGCACGCAGGTCTTCACCGACAACGTGGCGCAGAGCCTCATCAAGCTGGAGGGGCTCAGCGCCGCGCACTACCGCATAGTGCAGCTGCCGTTCTAGGTCCGGCGGCAGGGACCTGACATGACGGTCCCGGCACCTGCTTCGGGTGCCGGGACCGTTCGCGTGTCGGGATCGTTCGCGTGCCGGGCAGCCGGATCAGCGTTCAGCGATCAGCGCTTCTCGTTGGCGCCGAAGGACTTCGCCCCCTCGATCACCTCGCCGCGGAACTTCATCTCCACGATCAGCACGTTCTCCCGGATCCGCATCAGCTCCCCGGTCGAGATCTTGTGCATCTCGAAGTAGTTCACCAGGTGGTCGAACAGCGCCTTGCGCAGACGCTGCAGGATGTCGCGAGCGTCCGCCTCCTCCTGGTACTGGATCTTCGCCGCGTCCATGGTCCAGCGGCGCAGGGAGGTGCGGGCGCCGCGGTCGGGCATGCGGCCGGAGCGGATGCCGCGCAGGATGTCCATGCGGGCGCGCTGTCGCAGGCGGCGGCTGACGGAGCGGATCAGCGGGCCGGTCCAGGCCTCGGTGAGGGCGGCGGGGAGTTCCATCAGGGCGTACCAGCGCGCGTGGGCCCGCAGGCCGCCGAGGGAGCGCGGCAGAGCCCCTCCGACCGAGGTGTACTTGCCCGACAGCGGAGCGGCTATCGCGGAGGCTATCTCCAGGGATATGCGGTCGTGCTGTTCGCGGATGCGGACGTGCATGGAGATCACGAGGTTGCCGCCGTGGCGGACGGTCTGCAGGGTCAGGTATGTCTGCGCGCGGTCGCCGGGGTCGTTGATGCCGGCGGAGTAGATCAGGGCGTGGGCCTGGCGCGAGGGGCGGGCCTCCTTGCCGCCGGGCCACAGCCCGGCCACGCCGTTGGCCGCGTCGCCGCGGACGAACAGGTTGCTGACGATCGCCAGGTCCCGGACCCCGCTGTCGCGCCCCAGCTCGTTGCGCAGGTAGAGGTGCATGTCGGTGGCGTCGACGCGGTGCGTCTCCTTGGTGCCGGCGCCCTCGACGTAGGCCGGGACCAGGACCAGCGGGAGGTGGACCATGACCTTGTCGTCGACCAGCTCGCCGAAGCCGGCGAAGGGCGTCGGCGAGGCGGCCGCGTAGCAGATCACGTTCGTGCCCTGGTCGGCGACGATCTCCCCGTGCACGTCCGGGGGCAGCGGCGGCGCCGAGACCAGCGGCGAGGCCGAGGTGCGCAGCAGGGCGAAGGCGGAGTGCACCCGGATCCAGCGCGCGGTGGTGGCCAGCGTCCAGGCCAGGGCCGCCACCGAGCCCAGGCCGCAGGCCACGCCGAACAGCGTCGGGGTGAAGTCCTTGGTGCCGCGGGTGACCAGCAGCGGCCCGGCGACGCAGAACGCGGCCATCAGCCAGCACACCAGCAGTGCGTGGTCCCTACGCCGTCGGATCCGCAGCGAGTGCGCGGCGTGCTGCAAGATCGTGGGCAGGTTCAGCCCGACCGGCGGCCCGATGGCCGAGAAGCCGTCGCCGGTGAGCAGTTCCTCGGCCTCGCGGGCGAAGCCGAGGTCCCAGTACGTCTGCGCGCACAGCGTGCGGGTGGTCGCGTCCAGCGAGGCCACGGGCAGGTCGGCCACGCTGCGGCCCTCCCTCTCAGAGTTCTGCGTACCGCGGTGATTACAGAATTCTGATATTAGAGGTCGAACTGCCAGTTGCTCCAGGCTTCGGTCCTGGCGTAGCCCAGGGCCTGGTTCACCCGGAGCATGGGGGCGTTGTCCGAGTCGTTCCAGGTGCTGACCACCTCGACCCTCGGCTCCCGTGTGAGCAGCGTCTGCGTCATGACCGCCTTGAGCCGCAGACCCAGGCCGTGACCGCGGAACCTCGCCGGAACGGCCGTGTGCCCGACGTCGGCCATCGGGAAGTCCCCGAACACCAGCGTCTCGTGCATCCCGGCGATCTCGCCGTCCGCGGTGAGGGCGGCGGCCACGTACGTCCGCGCGCCGCCGCGAAGGTTGTCCGCCTCGCTGGCACGGCGCCGCTCGGGCCGGGGCGGCGGTGGCTGGAAGCCCAGGTCCCCGGTCGGGGCGTCGCGCATCGCGTCCAGAGCGGTGACCAGCGGTACCAGCAGTTCCTCGGGTGTCGGGGTCTGCCACAGCTCGATCCGGTAGTGCGCGTTCTTCTCCGATGGCGCGGCCCAGGCGGCGTACTGCTCGTGGTCGATCGCCTTGAGGTCCAGCTGCGAGCGGAAATCCGCGGACACCGGCCGGCCGCCCTCGGCGGCGAAGATCGCCGCGTAGTCCTCGGCGTGCTCGCTGATGGCCAGGACCACGCGGGAGCAGCCGCGCTGCCGTCCATGCTCCCGGTACGCGTCGAGCAGCGGAACCGTGGCCCGCGCGCGGTCCTCGGGCCGGATCCAGATGTCGGTGTGGATCATGTCGCGGTTGCTGTCGTTGTCGTGCTGCATCAGGCCGTAGCCGACCGCCCGCTCGCCGTCGTAGGCGACCGCGCAGACCCGGTGGCGCACCGAGCGCGGGGTGACGACCCACCTCGTGAAGTCCTCGGTGGGCGTCGGATGCAGCGGAGCGTCGGCGGCGTTGCCGGCCTGGAACAGGGGGAGCACGACGGACAGGGTGTCGGGGTGCTCGACGCTGAGTTCGCGGATCGAGAGAGTCATCGAGGTCCTCAGAGCTCGAACTGCCAGGCGTTCCAGGTCTCGGAGATCTCGAAGCCCATGGCGTCGTTCACCCGGACCATCGGCACGTTGTCCGTGTTGTTCCAGGTCGAGATCACCTCGACGTGGGGTTCGTGTTCCAGCAGATGAAGCGTCATCGCCGCCTTCAGCCGCAGGCCCAGGCCGTGCCCGCGGAACTTCGCGGGGACGCCGGTGTTGCCTATGTTGGCCATCCGGAGGTCCGGGAAGACGACCATCTCGTGGAAGCCGGCCATCTCGCCGTCCTCGGTGAGGGCCGCGACGATGTACATCGGCGCGCCGGTTCCCAGCGAGGCGGTCTCGAACCGGCGCCGCCGCTCCACGTCCGGCGGCGGGTGCTCGAACTCGAGCTCGCCGTGCGGGGCGTCGCGCATGGCCTCGTTCGCCTCGACCATCGGGGCCAGCAGGTGCTCCGGTGTCGGCACCTTCCACAGCTCGATCCGGTACTGCGCGTTCTTCTCCGACGGTTCGGCCCACTTCGCGTACTGCGCGCGGTCGATCGTGGCCAGGTCCAGCTGGCGGCGGCGGTCGGAGTCCAGCAACCGGCCGCCGGCCGCGGTGAAGCGCGGTTCGTGGCCGGAGTGTTCGCTGGCGTCCAGCACCAGCCGCGTGGCGCCCCGGTTCCGGGCGTGCTCCCGGTAGGCGTCCAACAGCGCCGCGGCGACCTCGTCCCGCTCCGGCACGGCGATCCAGATGTCGCCGAAGATCAGGTCCGGATTGACGAGGACGTCGTGGCTCAGGTGGCCGCAGCCGACCGGGCGGTCCCCGTCGTAGGCGACCAGACAGGAGATGTGCCAGTCGATCCGCGGGGTGATGAGCCAGCGCACCATGGTCGCGCTGGGCTCGGGATGCCGTGGCGCGTCGGCGGCCATGCCGGCGCGGATCAGCGGAAGCAGGGTGGCGGCGGTGTCCTCGCCAGTGGGGTCGATGTCCCGGATCGTGATACTCATCGCCATCGATGCTAGGAAGCGGCCCGGCCGGTGGCGATTGGTTTTCCGCGCCCTACATGTGCACCGACACGCCGACCTCCCGCCACGCGGCGGCCACCGCGGACGCCTGCCGCGACCCGCGCCCGAACCGCGATTCGGCGGCGTGCACGGTCGCGGTCCCGAAGGTCGCGAACGTCGCGGCGGCCGGCAGCGCGGGGGAGGTGATCACGTCGTACCAGACCGCGCCGGCCCCCTCCCAGGACGTGCCGCCGATGCCGGTGGCCGCCAGGTAGAACGCGCGGTTGGGGATGCCGGAGTTGATGTGCACGCCGCCGTCGTCGTCGGTGGTGTCGACGTACCCTGCCATGGCGGCCGGTTGCGGGTCCTTGCCCAGGTGCGGGTCGTCGTAGGCGGTGCCGGGGTCCTTCATCGAGCGCAGCGCGACGCCCCGGACCGAGGGCAGGAACAGTCCCGCGCCGATCAGCCAGTCGGCGTCGGCGGCGTCCTGGCCGAGCTGGTACTGCTTGACCATCGAGCCGAAGCAGTCGGACACCGACTCGTTCAGCGCGCCGGACTGGCCGCGGTAGACGAGGTTCGCCGTGTACTGCGTCACGCCGTGGGTGAGTTCGTGCCCGATGACGTCGACCGCGCCGGTGAAGCGGCCGAACACGGCCCCGTCGCCGTCGCCGAACACCATCTGCGAGCCGTTCCAGAAGGCGTTGTCGTACTGCACGCCGTAGTGGACCGTGCCCTTCAACGGCAGGCCCTGGCCGTCCACGGACCAGCGGTTGTAGACCCGCAGATAGAAGTCGAAGGTCGCGCCGAGGCCCTCGTAGGCCTCGTCCGCGCTGGGGTCGCCGGTCGCCGGCTCGCCCTCTTCGCGCACCTGCGAGCCCGGCAGGTGCTCGGTGCTGTGGTCGTCGTAGATCCCGCGGTCGTCGCGGCGCTCCAGGAACGCCGGCGGTGCCAGGTGCCGCTCGCCGACCCAGGGGACGGCGCCGCGGGTGAGGCGGTGCCGGGCGTCGGCGGTCAGCGTCCGGCGCGCGGCGTCCGCGACGCGCAGGCCGGAGCCGGCCAGCCGGGACAGCAGGTGCGGGGGGACGATGCCGCAGAACGCAGGGGGCGTGGCGCTGGTCATGGCGGTAACTATGGCCGGATTCGTGACCTTGGTCACGATTGCGCGGCGGGGGCGAGCCGGGATTACGCTGAACGGGTGAGGCCGGCGGGCAACTTCGCAGCTGAGGGCCCCGCGTGTCTCGGATCACGGACGCGTAGTGCGATTGGTGAGACGGTCGGGATAACGTAGCGGTGCTATGTGTGACTCCTGCCTGCGCGGCCTGCTCCTTCTTAGCAGCCGCGGCGAGGGCCTGTAAGTACCGACAGGCCGGCTCCCTCGTCGCGGCAGTTCGTGTTTTCCGCCGTCGGCCGTCCCCATCCGTTGGAGACCACCAGGGAGTCTTGAGCACGATGCGAGTAGAGCCGCAGCAGCCCTCCGGAATGCCGATCCACAAGTACGTGCCGTTCGAGCCGATCCCTCTGCCTGACCGCAGCTGGCCCACCAAGGTGATCGACAAGGCGCCGCGCTGGTGCGCGGTGGACCTGCGGGACGGCAACCAGGCGCTGATCGACCCGATGTCCCCGGCCCGCAAGCTGAAGATGTTCGAGCTGCTGGTGGCCATGGGCTACAAGGAGATCGAGGTCGGCTTCCCGGCCGCCTCGCAGACCGACTTCGACTTCGTGCGCCAGATCATCGACGAGGGCCGGATCCCCGACGACGTGGTGATCCAGGTCCTGACCCAGGCCCGCGAGGAGCTGATCGAGCGGACCTTCGAGTCCGTGCGCGGCGCCAAGCAGGCCATCGTGCACCTGTACAACTCCACCTCCACGCTCCAGCGCCGGGTGGTCTTCGGCCAGGACACCGCCGGCATCACGCAGATCGCGGTGAACGGCGCCAAGCTGTGCCAGAAGTTCCACGACGCGATGCCCGCGCGCCCCGACGGCACCCGCACCGAGATCTACTTCGAGTACTCGCCCGAGTCCTACACCGGCACCGAGCTGGAGTACGCCGTCGAGGTCTGCAACGCGGTCACCGAGGTCTGGCAGCCCACCCCGGACCGCAAGGTGATCATCAACCTGCCGGCCACCGTGGAGATGGCCACGCCCAACGTCTACGCCGACTCCATCGAGTGGATGCACCGCAACCTGGAGCGGCGCGACTCCATCGTGCTGTCGCTGCACCCGCACAACGACCGCGGCACCGCGGTGGCCGCCGCCGAGCTGGGCTACCAGGCCGGCGCCGACCGCATCGAGGGCTGCCTGTTCGGCAACGGCGAGCGCACCGGCAACGTGTGTCTGGTGACCCTGGGCCTGAACCTGTTCTCCCAGGGCGTGGACCCGCAGATCGACTTCTCCGACATCGACGAGGTGCGGCGCACCGTCGAGTACTGCAACCAGCTGCCGGTGCACCCGCGCCACCCCTACGGCGGCGACCTGGTCTACACCGCCTTCTCCGGCTCCCACCAGGACGCCATCAAGAAGGGCTTCGAGCACCTGGAGCGGGACGCCGCGGCGGCCGGCAAGACCGTGGACGAGATCGTCTGGGCCGTGCCGTACCTGCCGATCGACCCCAAGGACGTGGGCCGCAGCTACGAGGCCGTGATCCGGGTCAACTCCCAGTCCGGCAAGGGCGGCGTCGCCTACATCCTGAAGACCGAGCACCAGCTGGACCTGCCGCGCCGCGCGCAGATCGAGTTCTCGCAGGTCATCCAGGCCAAGACCGACGCCGAGGGCGGCGAGGTCACGCCGGAGGAGATCTGGAACGTCTTCGTCGACGAGTACCTGCCCAACCCTTCGGCCCCCTGGGGCCGGATCCGGCTGCTGGGCCACCACGCCTCCTCGGCGAACGAGGGCAAGGACCAGCTGACCGTCGACCTGACCGTGGACGGCGCCGCCACGCAGCTGGACGGCGCGGGCAACGGCCCGATCGACGCGTTCACCAACCTGCTGTCCGGGGTCGGGATCGACGTGCGGGTGCTGGACTACGTCGAGCACGCGCTGACCTCCGGCGAGGACGCCAAGGCGGCCTCGTACGTCGAGTGCGCGATCGGCAGCCGGGTGCTGTGGGGCGTGGGCATCGACGCCAACATCGTGACGGCCTCGCTGAAGGCCATCATCTCCGCGGTGAACCGGGCTTTCCGCTGACCGGGACGTCTGTGAAAGGATTCCCTCCGTTCCGCAACGAGCGGGACGGAGGGGACTACCAATGATCATCTGGGGCTGGAAAACCGTCTTCCGGGTCATCGGCAGCGGGGTGTTCTCCTGCCCGACCTGCGGTACGGACCGGAACTACGAACGGCGCAAGGCACAGCGGTTCTTCACGCTGTTCTTCATCCCCCTGATCCCGCTGAAGACCGTCGGCGAGTTCGTCCGCTGCACGTACTGCAAGAACGACTTCCGCGACTCGGTCCTGGCCCGGCCCACCGCGTCGCAGTTCACCGACCTGCTGCAGAACACAGTGCGCGGGGTGATGGTCAACGTACTGCGACGCGGCGGCTGGGAGCACCCCGGCGCGCGCGCGATCGCGGTCCAGGAGATCGTCACGGCCGGCGCGGTCGGCTACGGCGAGCAGAACCTGGCCCAGGACATGCAGGTGGTCCCCGCGGACCTGACGCAGATGCTCGCGAGCCTGGCCGGCCAACTCCCCGACGCCGGCCGCGAGGCCCTGGTCGCCGGCGCCACCCGCGTCGCCGCCGCCGACGGCCCGGTGCAGCCGGCCGAGCGCGCGGTGATCGACTCGGTCGGCGCGGCACTCGGGATGAGCCAGGCTTATGTGGCCGGGATCGTGGCGGCGGTGCCGGCGGCGGTTGCTCCGGCGCAGGCTCCGGCTCCCGCTTGGGGTACCGGCGCACAGGTTCCGCCGCAGGCCCAGGCCCAGGCCCCGGCCCAGGCCCCGGCTTGGGGTACCGCAGCGCAGGTTCCGCCGCAGGGTACGGCCGGTGCGGGCATGGAGACCATGATGATCCAGGCTCCGCAGCCGCCTTCGGCCACGGGCGCCCAGGACGCGGTGCCGCCGCAGGCTCCCGCCTCCGGCATGGAGACCATGTTGATCCAGGCTCCGCAGCCGGCTCCGGGGACCGGCGCCCACGGCGCTGTTCCGCCGCAGACTCCGCCTCCGGCCGGCGGCTCCGGCATGGAGACCATGATGATCCAGGCTCCGCAGCCGGCTCCGGCGACCGGCGCCCACGGCGCTGTTCCGCCGCAGACTCCGCCTCCGGCCGGCGGCTCCGGCATGGAGACCATGCTCATCCCGGCGCCCCAGCCCGCCCCGGCGACCGGCAGCTACGGCGCGGTCCCGGTCCCGGTTCCGGTTCCGCCGCAGCAGGACACCGTTCCCGAGCCGCCGCCCACGCGGGTCGAGCCGCCGGCCAACGCGATGGAGACCATGGTCATCCCGGTCCCGCCGCAGCAGCCGACCATCCCGGCTCCGCCGCCGACCATGGTCGACAACTCGTCGTCGATGGAGACGATGGTGGTTCCGCTGCCGCGTCCCGTGGACCCGGTCGACGAGCCCACGCACGTCACCCGCGCCGACGACCCGGGACCGGCCGGGGGTTGGCCGCCGCCGCGTCAGGAGCAGTGATCTCGCTCACTTTCGCGGCCGCGGCGAGCTGACGGTGCCCGAGGGCCCGTGCCGGACGGACTTCCGTCCCGCGCGGGCCCTCCGCCGTCCCCGGCCGCCGCCTACACTGGGTCAATGCCCCTGCACCGCGATGAAGGCGTCGTCCTGCGTACCCGGAACCTCGGGGAGGCCGACCGGATCATCACCTTCCTCACCCGTGACCGCGGGCGGGTGCGGGCCGTGGCCAAGGGGGTGCGCCGCACGTCGTCGAAGTTCGGGTCGCGGCTGGAGCCCTTCACGTTCGTCGACGTCCAGATCTTCGAGAAGCAGGGCCGCGACCTGCACCTGGTCACCCAGGCCGAGACGCTGGCGGCGTACGGCGGGACGCTGGTCTCCGACTACCCGGCCTACACCGCCGGGCAGGCGATGCTGGAGACCGCCGAGCGGTTGAGTGAAGATGATGTGCCCGCCGTGCAGCAGTACCTCCTGCTGGTCGGCGGGTTGCGTACGCTGGCCTCAGGTGAGCACGCCGCCGGACTGGTCCTGGACGCGTTCCTGCTGCGCTCCCTGGCCATCGCCGGCTACGCGCCGTCCTTCGAGGACTGCGCGCGCTGCGGGGACCCGGGAGTGCACCGGTTCTTCAACCTTCCGGCCGGCGGGGCGGTGTGCCCGGACTGCAAGCCGGCGGGGTCGGTGGCCCCGGCCCGTGAGACACTCGCCCTGTTGGG encodes:
- the leuA gene encoding 2-isopropylmalate synthase, whose translation is MRVEPQQPSGMPIHKYVPFEPIPLPDRSWPTKVIDKAPRWCAVDLRDGNQALIDPMSPARKLKMFELLVAMGYKEIEVGFPAASQTDFDFVRQIIDEGRIPDDVVIQVLTQAREELIERTFESVRGAKQAIVHLYNSTSTLQRRVVFGQDTAGITQIAVNGAKLCQKFHDAMPARPDGTRTEIYFEYSPESYTGTELEYAVEVCNAVTEVWQPTPDRKVIINLPATVEMATPNVYADSIEWMHRNLERRDSIVLSLHPHNDRGTAVAAAELGYQAGADRIEGCLFGNGERTGNVCLVTLGLNLFSQGVDPQIDFSDIDEVRRTVEYCNQLPVHPRHPYGGDLVYTAFSGSHQDAIKKGFEHLERDAAAAGKTVDEIVWAVPYLPIDPKDVGRSYEAVIRVNSQSGKGGVAYILKTEHQLDLPRRAQIEFSQVIQAKTDAEGGEVTPEEIWNVFVDEYLPNPSAPWGRIRLLGHHASSANEGKDQLTVDLTVDGAATQLDGAGNGPIDAFTNLLSGVGIDVRVLDYVEHALTSGEDAKAASYVECAIGSRVLWGVGIDANIVTASLKAIISAVNRAFR
- a CDS encoding zinc-ribbon domain-containing protein; the protein is MIIWGWKTVFRVIGSGVFSCPTCGTDRNYERRKAQRFFTLFFIPLIPLKTVGEFVRCTYCKNDFRDSVLARPTASQFTDLLQNTVRGVMVNVLRRGGWEHPGARAIAVQEIVTAGAVGYGEQNLAQDMQVVPADLTQMLASLAGQLPDAGREALVAGATRVAAADGPVQPAERAVIDSVGAALGMSQAYVAGIVAAVPAAVAPAQAPAPAWGTGAQVPPQAQAQAPAQAPAWGTAAQVPPQGTAGAGMETMMIQAPQPPSATGAQDAVPPQAPASGMETMLIQAPQPAPGTGAHGAVPPQTPPPAGGSGMETMMIQAPQPAPATGAHGAVPPQTPPPAGGSGMETMLIPAPQPAPATGSYGAVPVPVPVPPQQDTVPEPPPTRVEPPANAMETMVIPVPPQQPTIPAPPPTMVDNSSSMETMVVPLPRPVDPVDEPTHVTRADDPGPAGGWPPPRQEQ
- the recO gene encoding DNA repair protein RecO, with product MPLHRDEGVVLRTRNLGEADRIITFLTRDRGRVRAVAKGVRRTSSKFGSRLEPFTFVDVQIFEKQGRDLHLVTQAETLAAYGGTLVSDYPAYTAGQAMLETAERLSEDDVPAVQQYLLLVGGLRTLASGEHAAGLVLDAFLLRSLAIAGYAPSFEDCARCGDPGVHRFFNLPAGGAVCPDCKPAGSVAPARETLALLGALLAGDWGTADASADKHRREGSGLVAAYLQWHLERGLRSLRLVER